The following coding sequences are from one Candidatus Methylacidiphilales bacterium window:
- a CDS encoding RHS repeat-associated core domain-containing protein: MKSHYSEYLFGNIVQVTNWNGDEVLRAQYDVYGRVRFLQNGQPYYNHTMTRFWYTGREMLGNEYGGIGAGLYDYRNRIYSTVHGRFLQPDPIGFDAKDVNWYRYVNNSPLNYTDPEGLAKYVEYFICHALFQLIDGPIPPCALSVEGPKVADANEGVARNKARAAATPPPLGTCCKFRELPPACRTVWDYKYPNTA, encoded by the coding sequence ATGAAAAGTCATTATTCAGAGTATTTATTTGGGAATATAGTGCAGGTGACGAATTGGAACGGAGATGAGGTGTTGCGTGCGCAGTATGATGTGTATGGGCGGGTGAGATTTTTGCAGAATGGGCAACCCTATTACAATCATACGATGACGCGGTTTTGGTATACAGGGCGGGAGATGTTAGGGAATGAGTATGGGGGGATAGGAGCAGGGCTTTACGATTACCGCAACCGCATCTATAGCACGGTCCACGGCCGCTTCCTGCAACCGGATCCGATAGGGTTTGATGCTAAGGATGTGAATTGGTATAGATATGTGAATAATAGTCCGTTGAATTATACGGATCCGGAGGGGTTGGCTAAATATGTTGAGTATTTCATATGTCATGCATTATTTCAGCTAATAGATGGGCCAATCCCACCATGTGCTTTGTCAGTTGAAGGTCCCAAAGTAGCAGATGCTAACGAGGGTGTAGCCAGGAATAAAGCAAGGGCAGCTGCTACTCCACCTCCTCTAGGAACATGCTGTAAATTTAGAGAACTGCCACCAGCTTGTAGAACTGTATGGGACTATAAGTATCCTAATACTGCTTAG
- a CDS encoding RHS repeat-associated core domain-containing protein, protein YMQEDVLGSVVRVTDGNGDGVLSVRYDAYGRARYFTPSGQPYYSATKLRVGYTGREMLVNTWGGLGAGLYDYRNRIYSTVHGRFLQPDPIGFEAGDVNWYRYVGNGVLKYRDPWGLCSGEVFMGHRTLGPDNANEHFKNREEQRKNGSDPGPCFYLTCKGDELNKQEGFDKDSGPDLNNHPRGYDSSNAGEDIDGAINAVANKICKEKPDCCEVKVKVTCQFGWYVVARRNFIDTSKCGKTRTIKCPKK, encoded by the coding sequence ATTATATGCAGGAGGATGTGTTAGGGAGTGTGGTGCGGGTGACGGATGGGAACGGGGATGGTGTGTTGAGTGTGCGGTATGATGCGTATGGGCGGGCGAGGTATTTTACGCCGAGCGGTCAGCCGTATTACAGTGCGACAAAGCTGAGGGTAGGGTATACAGGGCGAGAGATGTTGGTGAATACGTGGGGTGGGCTTGGAGCGGGTTTATATGATTATAGAAACCGCATCTATAGCACAGTCCACGGCCGCTTCCTGCAACCGGATCCGATCGGCTTTGAGGCTGGGGATGTGAATTGGTATAGATATGTGGGGAATGGGGTGTTAAAGTATAGAGATCCGTGGGGGCTATGTTCCGGAGAGGTGTTCATGGGGCATAGGACGCTAGGGCCAGATAACGCGAATGAGCACTTCAAGAACAGGGAAGAACAGCGCAAAAATGGCTCTGATCCTGGGCCATGTTTTTATTTGACATGTAAAGGTGATGAGCTAAACAAGCAAGAAGGATTTGATAAAGATTCTGGGCCTGACTTGAATAACCATCCTCGAGGTTATGATTCTAGCAATGCAGGTGAAGATATTGATGGGGCCATCAATGCAGTAGCAAATAAGATATGTAAAGAGAAGCCTGACTGTTGCGAAGTGAAAGTTAAAGTTACATGTCAATTTGGTTGGTATGTAGTAGCAAGGAGGAATTTTATAGACACGTCGAAATGTGGAAAGACAAGAACTATTAAGTGTCCAAAGAAATGA